Part of the Lucilia cuprina isolate Lc7/37 chromosome 5, ASM2204524v1, whole genome shotgun sequence genome is shown below.
TCGGACTCTTCCTTAATCTGACTACTACTGGCGGCTTTTAATTTCATGCGACAAAAGAAGGATCTTCTGGCACCCGGACATAGGCGGCATAAACTTTGCGGTATATCGGTTTTAACGGGAAGCATGGCTATGATGCAGATGTTTGTTAAAACCATATTTATCTCTTATTTATTCATTAACACTCACTTTTAGCATCGATTAATCTTTCTCTCGGACATGGATCCAGTGAAGACAATTGCTCCTTAACCTTGGCCACATCTTTCGGATGTAAAACATCAAACCAACTTTGCCCTAACAAATCTGTTTGTGTATAATTCAAAACATTTGATACCGATTCCGAGACATACAATATACGTCCTCGGTCACAACCCACTACAAATAGAAAACCCTCAGCGGCTTGCAGTATTAACATCTTCAATTCTTGATCTGAGAGAAATGTTGGCTTACAGTCACCACCGCTGTAGGCGTGTACGGCACCACGAATACTGCGCAAATGCTGTACAGCCATACGTAAAACGGTCAATTTATCTAGTTTACGATGCATAGCATAACACATGGGTATCATGGAGGACAATTCATTGATGTAGGTGTTCATTTTGTCTCGACGTCGTTTTTCGATTTCACTGTGATTTTGTCTGGAAAGAAAAAGAAGGGTTTTTTTAATCGgagaaaatattctaaattaatAGATTATGCTAATGTTTAACCTATAATAGTTAGTGTATACAGATTAGCcctagacaagactttagactagtctagtcttatcTATGTTCCAGcctatagtttatattttagtctattgtctagtctatactttagtctatactctattctatagtctagtatatggtttagtctataatctagtctatagtctagtctatagtctactctttagcctagtctatagtctagtttatagcaaagtctatagtctagtatatagtctagtatatagtctagtatatagtctagtttatagtcaagaatatagtctagtctatagtctagtctatagtctagtctatagtctagtctatagtctagtttatagtctagtatatagtctagtcaattgtctagtctatagtctactatatagtctagtctataatctagtctatcgtctagtctatagtatagtctatcgtctagtctatagtctacagtttagcatatagtctagtttttaatctagtctatagtctagtttttagtctagtctatagtctagtatatagtctagtctatagtctagtctatagt
Proteins encoded:
- the LOC111688468 gene encoding protein cycle, which encodes MAKVTILLKIFSPIKKTLLFLSRQNHSEIEKRRRDKMNTYINELSSMIPMCYAMHRKLDKLTVLRMAVQHLRSIRGAVHAYSGGDCKPTFLSDQELKMLILQAAEGFLFVVGCDRGRILYVSESVSNVLNYTQTDLLGQSWFDVLHPKDVAKVKEQLSSLDPCPRERLIDAKTMLPVKTDIPQSLCRLCPGARRSFFCRMKLKAASSSQIKEESDTSSSSRSSTRRKSKLSMDEKYRVIQCTGYLKSWAPIKEENQDADNEDQITNLSCLVAIGRIPSNVMEDKSTSSLDNHPNVRHVNFLSRHSVDGKFLFIDQRATLAVGFLPQEILGSSFYEYFHPEDIPALAESHKMVLQVAEKVTTQVYRFRCKDNRFIQLQSEWRAFKNPWTTEIEYIMAKNSVFL